A single Tenacibaculum sp. Bg11-29 DNA region contains:
- a CDS encoding FKBP-type peptidyl-prolyl cis-trans isomerase produces MKKIASLLTIISAFFSCSSEEPNFDAQNEAEIVKYIADNNLTAKKSDSGLYYVINTEGTGGQPTSNSKVTIAYKGYYLDGKVFDQNSAFETNLQGVIKGWTEGVTYFKEGGSGILLIPSKLGYGSKNYRGIPGGSVLVFDISLLKIH; encoded by the coding sequence ATGAAAAAAATAGCATCCCTATTAACAATTATTTCAGCATTCTTTTCTTGTTCAAGTGAAGAACCTAATTTTGACGCACAGAATGAAGCCGAAATTGTAAAATATATTGCCGATAATAACTTAACAGCTAAAAAAAGTGATTCTGGCTTATACTATGTTATAAATACTGAAGGTACTGGTGGGCAACCAACATCAAACTCAAAGGTAACCATAGCTTATAAAGGTTATTATTTAGATGGAAAAGTATTTGATCAAAACTCAGCGTTTGAAACTAATTTACAAGGTGTAATAAAAGGATGGACAGAAGGTGTTACTTATTTTAAAGAAGGAGGAAGTGGTATTTTATTAATTCCATCAAAACTAGGATATGGTAGTAAGAATTATAGAGGGATCCCTGGAGGGTCTGTTTTAGTTTTTGATATTAGTTTATTAAAAATACATTAA
- a CDS encoding amidohydrolase, producing MKKTILPLLITSLIISCVQKEKADIIITNSNTYTVNSNFDKAESFAIKDGKFIAIGSNKEIQDKYATLKTVDAKNKAVYPGFIDGHCHFYGLGLQQQKVNLVGTKSYDEVLQKLVEFQKEKNTTFITGRGWDQNDWEVKEFPTKEKLDKLFPKTPVAVRRIDGHAMLVNQVAINLAGISINSKIDGGEFLQKEGKLTGVLIDNAMNFIKVPRPSKREQIQGLKDAEKICFDLGLTTVDDAGLDKQVIELIDSLQQSGDLKMRIYAMISNNKTNLDYYLKKGIVKTDRLHVRSVKVYADGALGSRGATLKSEYSDKKGHFGSLVNSYDNLQDLAMRIAASEYQMNTHAIGDSANYVMLNTYNKALKNKENRRWRIEHAQIVDLKDFHHFKNILPSIQPTHATSDMYWAEDRVGAERIKGAYAYNDLLKQYGKVALGTDFPIENVSPLYTYYAATIRKDLKGYPKEGYQMNNALSRENALKGMTIWNAYGNFEEAEKGSIEVGKVADFIILENDIMTVEGDKIPNTKVIATYVNGEKVK from the coding sequence ATGAAAAAGACAATACTTCCGCTACTCATTACATCTCTTATCATTTCTTGCGTACAAAAAGAAAAAGCAGATATAATTATAACAAATTCTAATACTTATACTGTAAACTCAAATTTTGATAAAGCTGAAAGTTTTGCAATTAAAGACGGTAAGTTTATTGCTATTGGAAGCAATAAAGAGATTCAAGATAAATATGCGACTTTAAAAACGGTCGATGCAAAAAATAAAGCGGTATATCCTGGTTTTATAGATGGGCATTGTCATTTTTATGGACTGGGTTTACAGCAACAAAAAGTAAACTTAGTAGGGACAAAAAGTTACGATGAAGTTTTACAAAAACTTGTTGAGTTTCAAAAAGAGAAAAACACAACGTTTATAACAGGTCGTGGTTGGGATCAGAATGACTGGGAAGTAAAAGAATTTCCAACGAAAGAAAAGTTAGATAAGTTGTTTCCTAAAACCCCTGTAGCTGTTCGTAGAATTGACGGACACGCAATGTTAGTAAATCAGGTAGCAATTAATTTAGCAGGAATTTCAATCAATTCAAAAATTGATGGTGGAGAGTTTCTTCAAAAAGAAGGAAAACTTACAGGGGTGTTAATTGACAATGCTATGAACTTTATTAAAGTTCCAAGACCAAGTAAAAGAGAGCAAATTCAAGGGTTAAAAGATGCTGAGAAAATTTGTTTTGATTTAGGATTAACCACTGTTGACGATGCTGGTCTAGATAAACAAGTAATAGAATTAATAGATAGTTTACAACAATCAGGCGATTTAAAAATGCGTATTTATGCGATGATTTCAAATAATAAAACCAATTTAGATTATTATTTGAAAAAAGGAATTGTAAAAACAGATAGATTACATGTTCGTTCGGTAAAAGTATATGCAGATGGCGCTTTGGGGTCTCGGGGAGCAACTTTAAAAAGTGAATATTCAGATAAGAAAGGTCATTTTGGTTCTTTGGTAAATTCGTACGATAATCTTCAAGATTTAGCAATGAGAATTGCAGCTTCCGAATATCAAATGAATACACACGCTATTGGTGATTCAGCTAATTATGTAATGCTTAATACATATAATAAAGCGCTGAAAAATAAAGAAAACCGTCGTTGGAGAATAGAGCATGCACAAATTGTAGATTTAAAAGATTTTCATCATTTTAAAAATATTTTACCATCTATTCAACCTACACACGCAACATCTGATATGTATTGGGCAGAAGACCGTGTAGGAGCAGAAAGAATTAAAGGAGCGTATGCATATAACGATTTATTAAAACAGTACGGTAAAGTAGCTCTAGGAACAGATTTCCCTATTGAAAATGTAAGTCCACTTTATACCTATTACGCAGCTACGATACGAAAAGATTTAAAAGGATATCCTAAAGAAGGATATCAAATGAATAATGCCTTATCTAGAGAAAATGCTTTAAAAGGAATGACTATTTGGAATGCTTATGGTAATTTTGAAGAAGCTGAGAAAGGAAGTATTGAAGTTGGTAAAGTTGCCGATTTTATCATTTTAGAAAATGATATTATGACAGTTGAAGGAGATAAAATTCCGAATACAAAAGTTATAGCAACTTATGTAAACGGTGAAAAAGTTAAATAA
- a CDS encoding S41 family peptidase, translating to MKNFKYILQIFIVVISLYTLQSCREDSLEIAELDRTDVNNYSDLFNTFWDTMNNDYNYFNEQEENWDDIYRKYSPKFKALTTFNKTNVDPVLAEKEADLTFKYFAEIITNKILDQHFNLTVKIPLPSVKSVDRKASIVEVFFSKMTYKYTEEGGYVSFGKTYRNPVVKQSDVSSIMSLQKLKPESVYYGKPILAGFLKDAPGTMYIQLSEFDVVNLAINDGAFPVLKDISSLAGINQSYFKGLSDLDNVFSTQVENLINDNLSELKALVSTIITSNEYENYIAALDNFKSTELVDDLEASLIPLAGFTTKAKENFNTKSKNFLSLLVAYYLNTTTTQAQKDAIDKLYGIYTNRIKSYQTISGYISSTKFTKSNDFDNVLNTISQSYSFDLYRKVYNPIANGEVKKIILDLRSNGGGAIIDSRIFTERFVTQQKTWGYQRTKEGNGRFNYSPWVPQETTPHRFGLKQNVPIAILIDESSMSMSEMSTMMIKSQGNHVTIIGDNSAGGTAGLGGQDTFNGGNRLRNGYLSFYMPLMALKDSNGKIVEAVGVTPDIKVIPTQEQVSELQTTFIDPAYNAALNAIK from the coding sequence ATGAAAAATTTTAAATACATTTTACAAATTTTTATAGTTGTAATATCGCTATATACATTACAATCTTGTAGAGAAGATTCCTTAGAGATTGCTGAATTAGACAGAACTGATGTAAATAATTATTCTGACCTTTTCAATACTTTTTGGGACACCATGAATAATGACTATAATTATTTTAATGAGCAAGAAGAGAATTGGGATGATATTTATAGAAAATACAGTCCTAAATTTAAAGCTTTAACAACTTTTAATAAGACGAATGTCGATCCTGTTTTAGCTGAAAAAGAGGCTGATTTAACGTTTAAATATTTTGCTGAAATTATTACAAATAAAATATTAGATCAACATTTTAATCTAACTGTAAAAATACCTTTACCTAGTGTTAAATCTGTAGATCGTAAAGCGAGTATAGTTGAAGTTTTTTTTAGTAAAATGACTTACAAGTACACTGAGGAAGGTGGTTATGTTAGTTTCGGTAAAACTTATAGAAATCCAGTAGTAAAACAATCTGATGTCTCTTCAATTATGAGTCTTCAAAAATTAAAGCCTGAATCTGTATATTATGGGAAGCCTATTTTAGCTGGATTCTTAAAAGATGCCCCAGGAACTATGTACATTCAATTATCAGAATTCGATGTTGTTAATCTTGCGATTAATGATGGTGCATTTCCTGTCTTAAAAGATATTAGTAGTCTTGCAGGAATCAATCAATCATACTTTAAAGGTTTAAGTGATTTAGATAATGTATTTAGTACTCAAGTTGAAAACTTAATAAACGATAATTTAAGCGAACTTAAAGCGTTAGTATCTACTATTATAACCTCAAATGAATATGAAAATTATATAGCTGCTCTTGACAATTTCAAAAGTACAGAATTAGTTGACGACCTTGAGGCTAGCTTAATTCCTTTAGCAGGTTTCACTACCAAGGCCAAAGAAAATTTTAATACTAAAAGTAAGAACTTTTTGTCTTTATTAGTAGCTTATTACTTAAATACTACAACTACACAAGCTCAAAAAGATGCTATTGATAAACTATATGGAATATATACAAATCGGATAAAAAGCTACCAAACTATTTCTGGTTACATCTCCTCGACTAAATTTACTAAATCTAATGATTTTGATAATGTATTAAACACTATTTCTCAAAGTTATTCTTTTGACCTTTATAGAAAGGTTTACAACCCAATCGCTAATGGTGAAGTAAAGAAGATAATTTTAGATTTGAGAAGTAATGGTGGTGGAGCTATAATTGATTCTCGCATATTTACAGAAAGATTTGTAACTCAACAAAAAACTTGGGGATACCAAAGAACAAAAGAAGGTAATGGTAGATTTAATTACAGTCCTTGGGTACCACAAGAAACTACCCCACATAGATTTGGTCTTAAACAAAATGTACCAATAGCTATATTAATTGATGAATCATCAATGAGTATGTCAGAAATGAGTACTATGATGATTAAATCTCAAGGTAACCATGTAACAATTATTGGTGACAACAGTGCAGGAGGTACTGCTGGTTTAGGAGGTCAAGATACTTTTAATGGAGGTAACAGATTAAGAAATGGTTATTTAAGTTTTTATATGCCCTTAATGGCTTTGAAAGATAGTAACGGTAAAATTGTTGAAGCTGTAGGTGTAACCCCAGATATAAAAGTAATTCCTACTCAAGAACAAGTTTCTGAGTTACAGACTACGTTTATTGACCCGGCCTATAATGCTGCTTTAAACGCTATAAAGTAA